The Ornithinimicrobium faecis region CCCGCCGGTCAGCCCCTGCAACTTGCCAAAGAAGTTGAGGTTCTCTCGGGCGCTCAGGTCGGGATAGATCGCCAGGTCCTGCGGCACCAGTCCGAGGTGACGCTTGGGTGCCACCTTCTTGGGCCCCATCTGCTGGCCCATGACGGTCACGCTGCCCTCATCGGCCTCGAGGAGGCCGGCGACCATCGAGATCGTGGTCGTCTTGCCCGCGCCGTTCGGCCCCAGCAATCCATAGGTCTCACCGGGCGCCACCGTGAACGACACGCCGTCGACCGCGGTCAGGTCTCCGAAGCGCCTAACCAGGCTGTCCACGACGAGGACAAACTCTTGGCCCCCTGTTGCTGTTGGCTGCACTGCTGTCTGCGTCATGTCCCAGTCCTCTTCGTCAGTGATTTCCCCACGAGCATCAGCCTAAAGACCGAGTGGCCCTGAGCGACAGGGATATCTGTCACATCTCCACCAGAAGAAGTGTCACATGCACCGCTTCGCGCAGGTGACTGAAAACCCGTTGCCACACAACGGCACTCGGGACTAACATCATCTCCAGGAGGAGAGCAGTGCTCTCACTATGCGAGGGGATGTCCGATGATTGCCACCCAGACCCAACCCGCGATCGACCGGCCAGCGGAGCGCCGCGGCCGTGACCGGCTCATCGCACCGACCGTGGGCACCGGAGCGCTGATGCTGATCTATCTGCTCGCCCGGCCCTATGGCGACGCCAGTGGGGCCACGACACCCGAGGCTGCGGACGCCTTCGCGAGCATTTGGTGGGTGGTGGCCCACGTCGCCGGTGCCCTGACGCTGGCCTCCTATGCGTGGCTGGCCCTGCGCCTGGCCGATCTCGTCCCGGGTGTGGCCGGCTCGCTGTCCCGCGCGTTAGGGCTGGGCGGGCTCGTGCTCGCGCTGCCCTACTTCGGTGCCGAGACCTTCGCCCTGCACGTCATCGGCAAGCAGGCGGTCGCAGGCAACACGGCGGTCCTCGACCTCGTCGAGCCGATCAGGAATCAGCCAGTGGCGATGACGATGTTCGGGCTCGGCCTGGTGCTGTTGGCTGTCTCGGCGGTGCTGCTCGCCATGACCTGGTGGCGCTCGGGCACCGGCCCGGCGTGGGCAGTCTGGCCGTTGACGGCCGCGGTGGTGCTCTTCCTGCCGCACTTCTTCCTGCCCCCGGGTGGGCGCGTGGCCTACGGCGTGCTGTATGCCGTGGCGTGCGTTCTCCTCCTCCTCGGCCTGACCCGTGGTCGCCTGCGGTGACCGCGCGCGTGGCACCATGACCTGGTGAATCTGACCGGCCCGCGACGGAGGTTCTCGCTGCAGCGACTGGTGCGCCGCACCGTGAGCCGCGCGGTCACGCGTCAGGAGATGTGCAACGGCAACACCGAGACCTGGCGCCAGATGCTCTCCCGCGACTCGATTATCGTGTGGCACTTCCGCAGCTGGCGCCGCAAGCAAGAGCGGATCCACCAGTGGGTCAGTGACCCGAGCAGCGTGCTGGAGCGGGCTGCCGCCGGAGGCCGTGCACCGGATCGGGAGCCACCGGAGGTGCTGCACCTGCGCAGCTCCTCGCAGACCGAGGCCTGGTTGGCCACACTGGGACCATGACACCGAGCAAGGACGCCCACATCACTCACCCGCAACCTCGCGCCGGCACGCACGCGGTGACGAACCAGGCGCCGCCCAGGGTCGACGTGAACGAGTTCACCGGCAACCAGGTGCTGGCCGAGGGCGTCTCCACCTTCGGTGCCAGTTGGGCTGTCTTGCAGCTGGACACAGTGGGTGCCCTGGTCGGCTCGTCGTCCTTCCAGCAGGACGCCCGGACCGCCCACACCAGCCCGCCCGTGCTGCGCACCCACGACCGCTGGGGCCAGCGGATCGATCAGGTCGACTACCACCCGGCTTACCACCGGATCATCGGTGACGCCGTCGCCCACGGCGCCCACACCAGCGCCTGGGCGACCCCGCGAGCCGGCGCGCACGTCGCCCGGGCCGCGACGTTCATGCTGTTCGCGCAGGTCGAGCCGGGCCATGCCTGCCCGATCTCCATGACGCACTCGGCCGTGCCCGCCCTGCGGGCCACCCCGGAGCTGGCCGACCGCTGGCTGCCACGGGTCTACGGGACCGGCTATGACGGCATACTCCGTGCTCCGGGAGACAAACCCGGAGCGCTGTTCGGCATGGCGATGACCGAGAAGCAGGGCGGCTCGGACGTGCGCGCCAACACCACGCGCGGTGAACAGGTCGGGGGAGGGGACTATCTGCTGACGGGGCACAAGTGGTTCTGCTCAGCCCCGATGTCGGACGCCTTCCTGGTCCTCGCACAGACCTCGCGCTCGGGGACCGAGGAGGGACTGAGCTGCCTGCTGGTGCCGCGCGTGCTCGAGGACGGCACCCGCAACGTCTTCGCGATCCAGCGGCTCAAGGACAAACTCGGCAACAAGTCCAACGCCTCCAGCGAGGTCGAGTTTGACGGCACCGTCGGGCACCTGGTGGGCGAGCCCGGCCGCGGCGTCCGCACCATCATCGAGATGGTGGCGCGCACCCGACTGGACTGTGTGCTGGGCAGCACGGCGGGGATGCGGCAGTCCGTGGCCGAGGCGCTGTGGCACGTGCGCCACCGCTCGGCCTTCGGTGCGACGCTCATCGACCAGCCGGCGATGACCGCCGTTGTGGCCGACCTGGCGCTGGAGGCCGAGGCTGCGACGCTCACCTCGCTGCGGCTGGCCCAGGCGCACGAGGACGACGCCTCCGACCAGGAGATCGCCTTCCGTCGACTGGCCACGGCCGTGTCGAAATACTGGATCTGCAAGCGCGGTCCGCATCACGCCTATGAGGCGTTGGAGTGTCTGGGTGGCAACGGCTACACCGAGGACTTCCCGCTGGCGATGCGTTATCGCGAGCAGCCGGTGATGGCGGTCTGGGAGGGCTCGGGCAACGTCATCGCCCTCGATGTCCTGCGGGCGATGGGCCGAGAGCCGGAGACCGTCGAGGCATTACTGGCCGAGCTCGCGCTCGCCGAGGGGACCCACCGCGACTACGACCGCCACCTGGCGCGACTGCGCGCGCAGCTGGGCGCTGCACAGGGACAGGACCTCGCCGGTCTCCAGGCCGGCGCACGCCGGCTCACCGAAACTCTGGCCCTGGCGCTCCAGGCGAGTTTGATGATCAGGCATGCCCCGGCATACAGCTCCGAGGCCTTTGTCGCGGCCCGACTGGGGGAGGACCGTGGCGCGCAGTTTGGAGTGCTGCCCGCCGGCGCCGACCTGGCCTCGATGCTGGGCCGACACTGATGCGCATGAGTGTCTCGGGCCCGATCCAGGACTGAGAGACCGGACCAGCGGACCGCTCAGGCAGAATAGTCGATCGACCGGATCGACCTGAGGGGATGAGGATGACCGAGTCCGGCTATCGCAGCCCGATGAACCCGACCCAGCGACAGCATGCCGCCTCTCGGGTGCGGCGGTGGCTGGGTGCTGCCGAGATCGACGCGCTGCTGGGGGCGAGCGGCGAGGACGCGGCGACCCAGTTGCTGCTGGAGAACACTCCGGCGGTGACCACCGACTCCGTCGAGGACGGTTGGGACCTGCTGGAGTTTGAGCGCGCCGACCTCCCTGAGAGTGCGGCAGAGCACTGGGGCAGGTTGTGTCGCCGGGTCGGGGGTCTGGCGGTGATCTTGGCCTTCGTGGGTCTGGTGGCCGGGCTCGTCGTGGGCATGGTCGGCACGGAGCACGACGACGCGTTCGAAGCGCTGCCGGGGATGCTGGGCGGAATCTTGCTGCCAGTCCTCGGCGTGCTGGGTGGGGCTGGTCTCCTGCTGGTAGTCGTTGGTGGCTTCCTCGGGTCCGTTGCCAAGGTGATCGACGCGCGTGCCGTGGCGAGGTGGGCCGCAGCCAGACCGGGGCAGGCTCAGCGGGGGCTGCCGACGCAGGAGCCGATCAGCAGGCTCCTGGGCTGGTTTGTGGCAGTCTCGATCATCGGCTGGGGCGTCGGCGGGTTCACTGGGATCTTCGGCATCTGGCTCATGGGTGAGGGGGACTTCGCAGTCTGGGGCCCGCTGGTGGCCGCGGCAGCGCTGTGTCTCGTGGGTTTCCTCTCCGCGCGGGCCGGGCGGGCCGTCGCCCGGGCGGCGGCCGTCGCCGACAGGCACCTCTATGTGCTGGGCAAGCGCGAGCGGGGTCTGCCGCTCGACGTGGCCACCTCTGTGGCCGAGTCGGTCCTGGTGGTTTCCGACCCGATGGTCGTGACGTATGCGGCTGAGGAGTTCACGGCATACCCCCTGACGACCCGGCTGTCAGAGGAGGACTTGCGCACACGACGCGAGAGGGGGGCCGTTGATGGCTACACCGAGGTCATCAGTCCGTCGGGCACGGCCCCGCTCGTGACCCGGGAGACCACAAACCACGAGCACCACGACGACCGCCACTGGCAGCGGGAGTATGCCGGGGGCTGGCTCGTCGCGAGCGGCCGCACCCTGGACTTCGGTCGGCCTGCCTGGCTGATGGTGCGGGATCGCCCCGAGCGGTTCGCCCAGGAGGTGCTTCCGCTCTTCGAGGATCACTTCGGGCTCGAGAAGGGCAGCGTCACACTCGTGCCCCCAGAGCAGCTGCCCGAGGACGAGTTCTGGATCAAGGACTGGGTGAAGGCCCGTGGCTGACTCGATCTGACCCAGGATCAGCGACGTGCCGTGGCTGCGCTTGCCGCCAAGGCGCTCACGCAATGACAGCCATCATCCTGTCCGGGTCTGGACTCAGACAGGATCTTCGAGGAGGGGACGGATCGGCTGGGGTCAGCGGAAGCGGTTCTGGCCACCCTGAAGGAGGGATTGTTCGTGACGACCGCCTCGATCGGTCATGGAGCAACGGTAGCCCGTGTAGACATATTCGTCTACAACCGTCGCGTCGATGAACCTGCGGAACCATCCGCGGACCCGGGCGCGTCCGATGACACGGCAGGATGTCATCGGACGCACCACGGGAGGATGTTGATGTACGACAGGATCACTCAGGACGTGCTGCCGCTGTTTGATGAGCGCCACGGGTTGATGCCCGACAGCCTGAGCGCCCAGGCGCCGGAACAGGTGCCCGCTGATCAGTTCTGGATCCGTGACTGGGTCCGAGCCCACGCAGACGAGGCTGGGTGAACGAGGTGTCGGACGACGCGCAGGACCGAGCCACGCAGGACAGTGCCGGGGTCACGGACGGACAGCGCCGCCGCGCAGCGCTCCGGCTGCGCCGCTGGCTGGGAGCCGAGCCGATGGATGCCCTGCTCGGAGCCCAGGGGGCCGACGACGCGGGCACCCGGTTGCTGGCCAACCACCCCGTCGTGACGTCCGAGAGCGTGCAGGACGGCTTGGACCTCCTCGCGGCCCGACGCAACGACCACCCCGGCGGCTTGCGGGTGGAGCGGCTCGGCACCGTGCTGACGCGGGCGCGGGTGGTCGCCTGGACACTCTTCGTCGTGGCGGCCATCCTCCTCGTTGCTGCCGCGATCATCCTCTCCGACACCGGGGACTCCGATCTGATCTTCGAGGAACTGGCCGACCGGCTGGGAGGCAGCGGCGCAGTGCTGGTCGTGCCCCTGCTCATCCTGTTTGCCGTGGCCGTGGTCCTGGTCTGGGTGACGGCGAGTTGGCGGCACGTGATCGCCCTCGGTGAGGCACGCCATGCCGTCCGCTGGGCCGCAGACCGCCCCGGTCAGGTGACGCGCGGGCTGCCGGTCGTCGAGCCGTTCAACGGGTTCCGGGGTTGGCTGATCGGCCCGGCGGTCATCTGCTGGATCGTGGCCGCCCTGACGCTCGCCGTCGTGCTGTGGATGGCGGCGGACGGGGAGATCGCTGTTGTGCCACTGCTGGTCGGGGTGGGGCTGGGCCTGGTCGGCTGGCTGTTCTTTGCCGGGCAGCGTGCCCTCGCCCGCATCGCGAGGATTGCCAACGACCACCTGGTCCTGCTCCGCCCCCGGGAGCACTCGTTGCGGATGACGCCGGCCACGGCTCTGCGGGAGCGGTTCCTGATCCTGAAGGAGGGTGCGTTCGAGACGACGGCCTCGGAGGAGCGGACGGTCTATCCGTTCACCGTGCAGCTGCCTGCCGATGAGTTGAAGCGCCTCCATGAGCAGAACGATCAGGACTTTGAGCCCGAGCGGACCATGATCGGCGCGCCAGACGAGGCGCCACTGGTCACCGCCGAGAAGCCCGGCGATGAGTCGACGCTGGAGGGCTATTTCGAGCGGGAGTATGCCGGCGGCTGGCTGGTCGCGCAGGCTCGGACCGGGGACGGGGCCTGGGGTAAGAACAGGCGTGCCTGGATCATCGTGCGTGACCACCCGGAGCGCTTCTCGCAGGAGGTTCTGCCCCAGTTCGGCGACCGTCACGGGCTGGTGCCCAGGAGCCTTCGCCTCCTCGATGAGCCCCAGCAGGTGTGGACCGAGGGTGCGTGGATCGAGTCCTGGATCCGGCGCCACGACAGCGACGAGTGGCCGTTCTAGCCCTCACGCAGTCTGGCACCGCGCCAGGTGGCCTAGTGGATCGCGGTGATCGGGGCCGCCGCCGGGATGCCTGACCCGTCCCGCTTGCCGTTGGCATCGGGCAGCTCGACCGCAGCGCCGTTGCCGGACGCGGCCATCGGGGGAGCGGCACCGGCCCAGCCCAGAAGCAGCGCGTCCTCGCCGCGCAGGAACCGGTGGCAGCGCACGCCGCCGGTGGCGCGGCCCTTGGCGGGATATTCCTCGAATGGGGTGACCTTGACCGACCCGGTCTGGGTGCCGGGGAGCGCGCCCGAGGACCCGGAGACCGTGACCACGACGTTCTCGGCCGAGGAATCGACCGCCCAGAAGCCCTGCACGGCAGCGTCCTTGGCCAGTTTGATGCCGGCGATGCCACCACCGCTGCGGCCCTGGGCGCGCACGCCCGAGGCGCTGAAGTGCAGCAGCTGAGCATCGTTGGTGACGAAGACCAGCTCCTCCTCGCCGGTGGTCAGCTCGACCGCGCCGACGACCTGGTCGCCGTCCTTGAGGGAGATGACCTCAAACTCGTCCTTGTTGCCGGGATAGTCCGGGTTGACCCGCTTGACGATGCCGTTGCGGGTGCCGAGCGCCAGCCCCTGACCTGTGTCCTCCAGCGAGCAGAGCGCCAGTGGCAGTGCGCCAGCCGGCAGGTCGACGAAGGCCGCCAGGGGAGCACCGCCAGAGAGTGTCGGTGCACCGTTGGTCGGGGGCAGCGTCGGCAGCTCGAGGGCGCTGATGCGCACGAGCGTGCCGGACGAGGTGACCAGACCGACCGACCCGCGGGCGGTGGTGCGCACCGCCGAGACGATGACGTCGTGCTTGCGGCGTGACCCTCCGGTGCCCAGTGGCTCATCGGTCGAGGTGCGTGCGAGCAGCCCGGTGGAGCTGAGCAGCACCCAGCACGGGTCGTCGGTGACCTCCAGCGGGGTGGAGGCTGCGGCGGTGGCGGACACGCCGTCGGACTCCAGCAGGACGGTGCGCCGTGGGGTGCCGTGCTCCTTGGCGACCGCGGCGAGCTCGTCGGAGACCAGGTTGAGCAGCAGCTGGTGGTCCTCGAGCAGCGCGCGGAGCGCCTCGATGTCTCGCAGCAGCTCGTCGCGCTCGGTCTCCAGCTCGATGCGGGAAAACTTGGTCAGGCGGCGCAGTTGCAGGTCCAGGATGTAGTTGGCCTGCAGCTCGGAGAGGTCGAAGACCTGGATCAACCGCTCGCGGGCGGTCGCCACGTCATCGGCGGCGCGGATCAGCTGGATGACCTCGTCGATGTCGAGGATGGCGATGAGCAGGCCCTCGACCAGGTGCAGGCGCTCCTCCTTGCGGCGCAGCCGATAGGCCGTGCGCCGGCGCACCACGTCGGTGCGGAACTCGACATAGACCTTGAGGAGCTCGCGCAGCCCGAGGGTGCGCGGCTGCCCCTCGACCAGGGCGACGTTGTTGATGCCGAAGCTCTCCTCCATCGGGGTGAGCTTGTAGAGCTGGGCCAGGACGGCCTCGGGGTTGAAACCGTTCTTGATCTCGATGACCAGGTGCAGGCCCTTGGTGCGGTCGGTCAGGTCGTTGATGGCGCTGATGCCCTGCAACTTCTTGGACTGCACGAGGGTCTTGACCTTGTCGATGACCTTCTCCGCGCCGACCAGATAGGGCAGCTCGGTGACCACGATGCCCTTGCGGCGGGCGGTGATGTTCTCGATGCGGGCCAGGGCGCGGGTGCGGAAGGATCCGCGGCCACTCTCATAGGCGTCGCGGATGCCGTCCAGTCCGACGATCCGACCGCCCTGGGGCAGGTCGGGGCCGGGCACGAAGCGCATCAGGTCATCCAGGCTCGCGTCCGGGTGGGCGATCAGGTGCCGTGCGGCGCCGATGACCTCGCCGAGATTGTGCGGCGCCATGTTGGTCGCCATGCCGACCGCAATGCCCGAGGCGCCGTTGACCAGCAGGTTCGGGAACGCTGCGGGCAGCACGTCCGGCTGCATCAGCTGGTCGTCATAGTTGGGGACGAAGGCGACGGTCTCCTCGTCCAGGCTGCCCGTCATCAGCAGCGCGGCAGGTGCTGGGCGGGCCTCGGTGTAGCGGCTGGCGGCCGGCCCGTCGTCCAGCGAGCCGAAGTTGCCGTGCCCATCGACGAGCGGCAGGCGCATCGTGAAGGGCTGGGCCATGCGCACCAGGGCGTCATAGATCGCGGTGTCACCGTGTGGGTGGTACTTACCCATCACGTCGCCGACCACGCGCGAGCTCTTGACGTGCGCCTTGTCCGGGCGCAGCCCCATCTCGTGCATCCC contains the following coding sequences:
- a CDS encoding DNA gyrase/topoisomerase IV subunit A is translated as MARRTPPGPDLFDVEQKIIDIDVRDEMQGAFLEYAYSVIYSRALPDARDGLKPVQRRILFGMHEMGLRPDKAHVKSSRVVGDVMGKYHPHGDTAIYDALVRMAQPFTMRLPLVDGHGNFGSLDDGPAASRYTEARPAPAALLMTGSLDEETVAFVPNYDDQLMQPDVLPAAFPNLLVNGASGIAVGMATNMAPHNLGEVIGAARHLIAHPDASLDDLMRFVPGPDLPQGGRIVGLDGIRDAYESGRGSFRTRALARIENITARRKGIVVTELPYLVGAEKVIDKVKTLVQSKKLQGISAINDLTDRTKGLHLVIEIKNGFNPEAVLAQLYKLTPMEESFGINNVALVEGQPRTLGLRELLKVYVEFRTDVVRRRTAYRLRRKEERLHLVEGLLIAILDIDEVIQLIRAADDVATARERLIQVFDLSELQANYILDLQLRRLTKFSRIELETERDELLRDIEALRALLEDHQLLLNLVSDELAAVAKEHGTPRRTVLLESDGVSATAAASTPLEVTDDPCWVLLSSTGLLARTSTDEPLGTGGSRRKHDVIVSAVRTTARGSVGLVTSSGTLVRISALELPTLPPTNGAPTLSGGAPLAAFVDLPAGALPLALCSLEDTGQGLALGTRNGIVKRVNPDYPGNKDEFEVISLKDGDQVVGAVELTTGEEELVFVTNDAQLLHFSASGVRAQGRSGGGIAGIKLAKDAAVQGFWAVDSSAENVVVTVSGSSGALPGTQTGSVKVTPFEEYPAKGRATGGVRCHRFLRGEDALLLGWAGAAPPMAASGNGAAVELPDANGKRDGSGIPAAAPITAIH
- a CDS encoding acyl-CoA dehydrogenase family protein; this translates as MTPSKDAHITHPQPRAGTHAVTNQAPPRVDVNEFTGNQVLAEGVSTFGASWAVLQLDTVGALVGSSSFQQDARTAHTSPPVLRTHDRWGQRIDQVDYHPAYHRIIGDAVAHGAHTSAWATPRAGAHVARAATFMLFAQVEPGHACPISMTHSAVPALRATPELADRWLPRVYGTGYDGILRAPGDKPGALFGMAMTEKQGGSDVRANTTRGEQVGGGDYLLTGHKWFCSAPMSDAFLVLAQTSRSGTEEGLSCLLVPRVLEDGTRNVFAIQRLKDKLGNKSNASSEVEFDGTVGHLVGEPGRGVRTIIEMVARTRLDCVLGSTAGMRQSVAEALWHVRHRSAFGATLIDQPAMTAVVADLALEAEAATLTSLRLAQAHEDDASDQEIAFRRLATAVSKYWICKRGPHHAYEALECLGGNGYTEDFPLAMRYREQPVMAVWEGSGNVIALDVLRAMGREPETVEALLAELALAEGTHRDYDRHLARLRAQLGAAQGQDLAGLQAGARRLTETLALALQASLMIRHAPAYSSEAFVAARLGEDRGAQFGVLPAGADLASMLGRH